tcaagtcaaggaaagTCATTTAGGAAATAAGGCGAGTAtgcaaggaaggaaaaggaggaagaaaatgttttcaattttggtGCAATTCTCCTCTTTTTTACCCGTTTAGAATCATAAGTAATTTATAAAGTAGAGGAACAAAAAAGGTTCAAAAGGAGGAGACAACACCACAACCAAAATGAAAAGTAACAAGTTCTGCCAAGTGCTGGCCAAGAGCAGACCATGTGGATATGTTTATGCTGCCAGTGAGGGTGCAAATACAACCTTCTAGAAGGACTTtgcaataaaattaaagaatcttGTTTAATTCAGTGATTTCCTGTCTAAGGGTGTTTCCTAAttagagaaaaatgggaagattTAGTGAATAAGTATATTAAGCAAGTATTattcataatttgaaaaataaaataatatacagtaATAAAACGTGAATTAGATAGAGACATCCTATGGAGAATTTTACACAGTCATAAAAATGGAGTTGGAGGCCAGGCATCAGAAAAACCAATTGTTGCTCTGAGCCACACTCTGGGCTGCAGAGCAAGAGCTCGGAACAAGAGCTGAGGCTCCCTTGCTTTCCCAGGACTCCTTTATCTCTCCCTCTTCTGGGCTACCCACCACCATTCACATACATCCTTCCTgcttttgtattcatttctttatcaCAGTAACCCTCCCCATTGCCTCCTTGTATAATTCATTTTCAGCAACAGATACATTTTAAAGCAGCTTTTCAAAGACTTTGAAAACAAAGACAGGATCCTATGTATGTATGCACAGGTGCCATATATGCAAAGACTGCCTAAAAATACAGAAGTTACAGGCAACCTTGGTGGACCCAGTGGGAGGTATTGGGGGACCCAGAAAACTGGAGTAAAgggaaatttttgtttcattgattattctatgggaatgattttttaaaaatcctacctGAGCACATTTATGCATTGCTtttagagtgagaaagagaagagaggaagggagagagagaaacattgacatgagagagaaacatcaatttgttgtttcctATATGTGCCTGAGCCaaagatcaaacctgcaatttaggtatgtgccctgatcaggattCAAACTGGCGAtcttttggttatgggaggatactccaaccaactgagccatactgaccAGGCCTCTTGGGTaacaattttaaatgaacatgTACTACCCAGTCAATATACAGATATATGTATTAAATGAAATGCAGAAATTATCTGATTGAGCATAATCATTTTTCATAGAAGGAGGCATGAGCACAGAAAGGTGAAACAATTGTCCCAGGTTCATATGATAAGTTCATGGAAGTGCTCATACACTACGTCTGTGGCAGAAGATCTAGCAGGGATGAAGGGGAAACTTACTGAGCACTTAGCATTTACTTGTCTTAATAATTGTGCAACatagtttttaaagataaaagcaCCAATGCTTAGAGACATCAAGCTACTTGGTTAAGGGCACAGAGCTGCAGAGTAAAAGCTAGGAGCTCAGATTTGACCACACCCTCCAATTCCCTAGCCTCTGCTCTTTCTGGGTCTTTCTGCTGCTCTGTTCCTCCCCCTGCCACAGTCACGCGAGTTCAATGCTGTCCATCTGTCTTGTCCTGTCTAAAGCACAATTCTCTCACTGCACTCTCGCTCTTTTGAATTCACTTTTACCGATCTATACCAACCCAAGGGCAAAAATGTACCCATGCAAACTTCATTTTTCTAAGAAGAAGACGATTTTCCTAAAGAGAGTCTTGTTCATTCAGAAGTCTTTTCACAGCATTTCACATGTTGTTGCTTCACAAAAATATTTACccttacagttttcttttaaaccaaAAAGCAACTCTACCTGCTTTGACACAGCACCAGGAGGCTGTGGATTTACAAACCTGAGTCACAGAACTCTTCCACCCTTTACTGGAGAGCATATCAATCAGGGCCCCAGCAGAAAACAGATGACTCACTTAAACAAACTAATTGAAATATGCAcctctgactagtgtggctcagtgtgttgggccaCCAAActaaaaggttgttggtttgattcaaAGGGATGggacatgccagggttgcagttCTGTCCCTGCAGGGTACTTACAAAAGGCAattgtttgatgtttctctcacatgtcaatgtgtcttctctttctctctttcttcctccttttccctgtctctaaaaataaataaaatctttttaaaaataaaaattaaaaggtgcTTAAAATGGGAAGGATAAACTAGCTTGAGAAGGAGTTAACATTTCCTCCATGTAACCACTGGAACCCGCATCAGCTATGGAAGGAAGAATGTCCATTCCCTAAGATTTCCCCTTCCTCCAATAGAACCACATTCTGCTCAAGGTTCTCTGCAGAGCAGCTTGGACATccctgttcctcaggctgtagattaACGGGTTCAGCATGGGCACCACAGTGGTGTAGAACAAGGAGGACACTTTCTCCTGGCTCATGGGTAGAAGAGAAGATGGCTTGAGATACATGAATGCTCCTGatccaaagaaaagagaaaccgCAGTAATGTGGGAGCCACAGGTGCTGAAGGCTTTGAACCTACCCTCAGTGGAACGAATGTGGAGAATGCTGGAGAGGATGAGGGCATAAGAAATGAAGATGGTAACAGCGGGCACACCAACATTGATGCCCACAACCACGAAAACCACCAGCACATTCACATGTGTGCTAGTGCAAGAGAGCTCAAGAAGGGGCAGGATCTCACACATGTAGTGGTCAACCAGGTGGTTGTCACAGAAGGTCAGTCTGACCATGCACACTGTGTGGACCACAGCCCCAAAAAACCCCATTCCATAGACACCCAAGAGGAGACACAAGCAGACCAGGGGAGACATGGTGGCTGTGTATACCAGTGggtgacagatggccacatagcggtcatatgCCATTGCTGACAGGATAAAGCACTCAgagacaacaaaaaaaacaaagaagaagagcTGAGTCATACAACCTGTGTAGGAGATGGTGTTCTTCTTAGAGACAAAACCCAACAGCATCTTGGGGGTGATAACAGTGGAATAGAAGAAATCTATGAAGGACAAGTTgaagagaaaaaagtacatgggggtgtgcaggtgaGAGTTCAGCCCAATCAGTGTTATCAAGCCCAGGTTCCCCAGCACAGTGACCATGTAGAAGcccagaaacaggaagaagaggggCAGCTGGAGTCCCGGCTGGTCCGTTAAGCCTGCGAGGATAAACTCTGCCACAGAGGAGTTCTCACCTACCATTCTCATTTAGGGCACTCTGTGGGAACAAAGGAAAAGggtcactgagagagagagagacagagagggaaagagagagagagagagagggagacagagagagagaaggctgcccctgtcccctccctatTCTTGAGAATTAGACCCAAACAGGCAGGCAGTGGACGTCAGCAGAGAGGGTTTCTGGAAGCCCTGGGCCTGCTCTCACCACACCCTGGAGTAGCCTCTGGGTCTGTGCAGTGGGAGCAGATGCTGCCCAAGGAGGAGCTCAAGAGTCTCCCAGATCTTCACTCTGGTCCATTTACTGTGTCCTTCTGACTCTGCTttctgctcaaggtcacccagaaTGGGCCCAGTCTCTGGAGAAAGCCCCCTCACAGGCTGAGGCAGCCCAGCTGTGCCTGGGGTGTCACCTCACAGTCAAGTGAGACAGAGTGCAAAGGTGGGGGGACCTTTCTCCAAGCCTTTCCTACCCGAGGTTGACGACAGAGAAAGGTCATTCCAGATCCAGTCACTCACGCTCCTTCAGCCTGATGTTCCTTTGGGTCTGACCCTTCTCAGTTGTTCAGAGAACTAACTGGTTGTACCGCCCACACAGAAGAAGGGACTGATAGCAGATCCATCTGGTCTCTGTCCTGTCTGGAggaccagggctggggtggcCTTAGAATTCTCCCTGAGCTGCAGAACCTGAGAGCTGTGGGAGGCTCTGCCCCGAGGCTCTGATCCCAGCTGGCAGGAGGGAGACTGTGTTCTTGCCTGTGACTGGTGCCAGGTGGGGCCGGGGCACTGAGCAGTTTTATTCTGGCTTCAGAGACCTGGGGACCTGATTACAGGTAGGAAGCCAGAGGTTCCCCTGGGAACACAGCCCTCAAAATTAAGGTTCCAAAGGAGGAAGTTTTGCTTATACCcttgataatattttaatgggGTTTAAAAACATTGTTTGTTCAGTTAACCTCtgctcagcaaaatgaaaagtgtgtgtcaaaataataatttgttgcTTCTTTTGCACGTATGATGTATGTCATACACACTTCCTGTCCTCACACTTGCATCTTGACCCCAGCATGTCTGGGGTCATTCTATCTTATATataatactttgttttaatttttccttgaaTCCTGGGAACTGTGTTTTATCTCTCcgattttatgttatttttataaatgttttattttttatattagagagagaggaaggaagggatagcaagagagggagagaaacactgatgggagagagaaacatcagtgggcaTCCAACCAGTGGCCCTTCACACTGTGGAAGGAAGTCCATCCAAACAGCCACAGCCCATAGGTCAGGGCTGCCGCTCCCATTCCACAGATGTAATTTAGCAGATGTCAAAATTACAAAGGACGTATGAAATCTAAGTGATTCTGACTACAAATTTGGTGTTTCAAACAATTGCAGTTAATACTTCTCTGTGAGAAATAATCAAATGTGTGAAGCTTTACCTTCAAGGCTCTGACATTCTCTTGGAAAGGATGATAGAACACGTTTACGTAAACATGCAAACAATGGATAAGTCtagaaatggtaaaaataaaatgccatgtgAGTTCGGAGGAGGGCATGCTACACACCACTTACATCTCCGGCTCAGTGCCTAGTCCAGGGAGAAGCAAATCTCTGGTGTCACTTGGAATTTGAGCTTGGCAGGAAAAACAGTCCCAATTAATTAAGAACAGTTTTTCCAAAACTGCTAAATTGTTGGGCTTCTCCTTGATGGctcctgctctctgccctcccaggTCTCTTTGGGCTCCAGTGTCCTGATAGTGATCCTGATGACCTTGTAGGTTGAGACCCTTCACCCCACTGGACCCACCAAGCCTGGCTTccttgttttgcttgttttactcttttttttaactaccCTCTCTCATGACAAAACTTATCCCTCTGTGGTCATATCTTTCAGATCCCTGCTTCAGCTCAGTCATAGCCAGTTCACACTTCAGTGACTGAGGTTTGACGTCATATTAAAAGATTATCCAGCCCTGTGGCTAGCAAGGCTGACGGTGCAATGTCATGGGGAAGTGAGCATATGCTCACCAAAAGTGCATGTTCTCACTGCTACTGTCCAGTCATAACATGCCAGAATGCCAGGGGTGAGACTTTAtcatctgttttctcttttaaatcatCCCTGGTAACCTGGATCTTTTGCCATGTTTTCGATTCACCATCCAACCCTGAACCTTGACCTGCAGACAGGAAACCAAGACCCAATCCCAGAGCTGGTTGGAGGTAGAGACATGAATGAAACATGGGCTACCCTCCCCAGGTGaagatgttacagggtgcagccaagagggggtaccccaaataggcatttgaaatggggcccagaactcaaggtgtccaggagattttaaggtgtcttcaccccttcccccacaggtgtgagttgggggaaggggcacacagagcaagaacatgcagggcacctttgcagctaatccatggcatggtcatttagcatacctatagcctttggctggtcacttagatatgctaaatagctatggccatgctcaaggccagggggatggaaagggaccttccccccaagatgggacctgggaggcaggtcccctgagttacagcgcctgcgtgggagctgggagaagattggctccatgacatggggtgacacctgcccagacccacgatggcgaccagaaaagctggagaagacagcagattgagggcaagtgtgcccaagtgtaggaggagttggaaatggggctgcagaagaagattggcgcggggatttaaacacggacaaGGCAGCCATTGAgtgagaaaccacgcggccttgacggagtggagactcctgcagccctgagagagggagaaccacgcggcagccttggaggagagaaccatgcagttttggcagagtggggactctcccttcctgcagccctgagagagagagaggaccacatgcctggcagagtggggacccccacagctttagaagggggaaccaccacctggttttagcagagatcctggtgactcagccgagggtgccggaaatccagggaggtctcccagtcgagatggagttctaactgggaagaacaagaagactacctaagtcatggacttctatttcctttcctgagatatggtactctggactgggcaaaggggggaaggaaggaaggactgtgtgtttgtgggtgtttttagggactttaggatttttttttttgataaagacattaggtcactactttaagttagtatagcattaaataaacattttctttccttttcacgaatctctggcattgagagacgtctttcctagggcggcggacataacggaccggggccttcttttaataatagtatatagtCCCAGGTCctccccccttgtgtgttctgtaacaaagagGTTTCCCAAACAACCCAGGAGAAGACCACCTGGCTTTTAGATTGGCTCAAATGGGGTGCAGTGAAAGACATAACTGGACAGCAGGCCAGGAACAGAACCCCGGGGGCATACTGGGGAGCGATTTGGATATCGTGATGGGGAAACTGTGCACAGTGTGATCCTTGGAGCATTTCCAACAGGGGATGGGATGACAAGGTGTCCTGGGGAAGACCAGCTGGTCTCATGGCTACTGGAGTCAGGAACTTGAAGCAGCAGTCCCTCTAGGCACGATGGTTTACCTTGTAGTTCAGACAAAATCACTCCAAGGAGAGCAATGAGATAAGGGAGAAGGGATGCACTTTCTACACAAGTAGCAGCTAAATGGAGCAAAAGGCCTTCCTGAAATGTGTAGCCCATTATAAATCACAGCCTATGGGCCTTGCCTAGGAGCTGGGTGCCCTCTGTCCTCCACTCTGAACATTCTCATGAGGCCCTGAGTTCAGGATCCAGTACCAGCTCTGTGTGCTGGACATCTTTTCTGCCTCACTTTATATTATTCAGCCCACCTTCTTGTTTTCTCCAGTtgcagggcagctgggggcaggcagTTAGTGCCAAACAACACCGCTCCTCAGACATACCTGGTCTGTCTCGCTTTCTGCCGAAGAACTCTGTTTCTCGCACCACAGGGGGCACGTCTGTGGGAATCCACTCAGACATTCTTGTAATGGTGGGAACTGTAATCCACCCCACCATTGTTTTGGCATTGTtcctgtaagtgctgactctgactaatatgtaccTGACAGATGAGCAGCAtgctaggaactaacttcaaagaTACAGAATCTGACCTTTGGACACCCCAGCTCCAGATTTGCTGACCTTCCAAtatgaagccaggatgactaggCCAGGGTGATGCACAgtggaccatcacttgccttaccAACTAGGCTATGCTCTTCTGTATACAGATAACATTTCAACCCCGTCCCTTGATCTCTTTGCTCTGTTCCCCTCTATCTCTTTATAAAAGTCTCTACCTACATGAGGGTGGAAAGGGGCTTTAAACAAGAGTCCCCACCTTCCCaagagatgggctttgagatatGGATCCCCGCTCTTCCATGTgaccagcatctgaataaaccacGTTCCTCACACTAGTACCTGCCTCACTAGTATTGCTTTTGAAGCGGCAGGCAGATGGATCTGCATTCAGTTACATCTGGTACTTGTGCAAACCTAGAAGTGGGAAGGGGTTAATGCCCCTGGAAGCCTGTGGGTAAGTGCTTCCTTCCCCTGAATCTTTCGTGATTCCTTCTTCATAAGGGGCCAAATCAGAGGGATGGATCCTCAATTTCCCAGTAAAGTAACCAGCTCATGAAGCCACCCACAGTTGGGTTGACTTCGTACCCTTCCCTgtttactcttcctcttccttgaGATCAATTCCAACAATAAGCTACCTGCACACAAGTCCTGATCTCTTGCATGCCTTGTTATGGGAACCCCACTAAAGGCCTCCTGAAACAGTGTTTAAAGCAGGTCTGACCAAAATGTGCCTTTTCCAACAGGCAGTAAGTGGCTTCCCCCTGTTTGAGTCCAGATGAGAACATCAATTAAGTATCAGTAACTTTATCAAGCACCTGAAACTCCATGTTACAGAGAATTTTTGTGTCTTAAATATGCCCTATCAAAATTCCCAAATGCCAGAAGGAGTAGGGTCTGAAGTCCTCATCAGCTCACACTGTCAGGGGCATCAGCAGAAATCCCCTGCAGTGCCTTGTCCTTAGAGCTGCTGCAGCGCCCCTCACACCGCAGCAATCTCTTTGTTACCGTGCACACAGGCCCAAAACCCGTGACAGATGGGAACTAGGTTTAGTCTCTTTTATGCTTTAGAACCCAGCACAGAACTTGGTTTGGAGCAGCTCACAGAATGTTTATTGATCTCACATGCTCAAtcatcatctgcaaaatggagtcAGTACTGATCATTGACAGGGTTGCGGTGAGGGTTTGATTAAATCAGAAGGTGGAAAGGCCTAGGAAAGGGCTGACACGTGGAAGAGCCCTGATCATGTTCAGGAAATATAccgaaaacaaacataaaatatgtatagaaagtaaaaaaatatttagggagggagtgagggagagaagaagattGCTAAGAGTGACACCAGCctgaaaggggagagagaggctcCTATGAGGTGGGAGAGCTGATAGAAGTTAGGGGAGCTGTGAAGTAACgctttttcttcaaaattctaTCTAGGGCCCATCTTAACACATGATCCTCAGTCAGGCTCCAGGGCCTGGATCATTTACCTTGTCCCTACTTCTTGTCCCACCACTGATGCCCTATTTTTCAAGTAATCCCACTCTTCCATACCCCAAAGGCCTAATTGCAAAGTCAGGTGAGGTTTCCTTcacagtctgaaatctcctctTTCTGTACCCCTTTCTCATCTCGATCAATGTTCCTCTTCCCCAAATACTCAGTGTCCTAATACTTGCCCTGCCTTTGATTTTCCAGTGAAACCCAACCTCAGGAAACATCTCACAAATTCATCAACACAGTCTACAGTAAAGACTTTTAGGGATCATCCACATTCCAGAACTTCTTCCAGACATATTAAACATATAAAGACAAATCCTTTAATCtccaaatagatttctaattatGAAATCTGACACAGTACTCCATTGATGACAGGTATACTTTGGTCAGGATGGGGCAggtgtctctcacattgatgttttctgtttcacttcctctctctctaaaagcagtgaaaaaatggcCTCGTGGgatgatgaaaaaattaaataaataaaaatgaaggaaataggGTTGTCTTTCTATGAAGtaaatgaaacatttcaaatcaTTCCACTGATCTTTCAGGTTTAAACACAATAAGGGAAGtcaataaaattaagattttcatatacatttaatCACATGGAAAGCTGTTTACAGTGTGTTACAGAGTGA
The genomic region above belongs to Phyllostomus discolor isolate MPI-MPIP mPhyDis1 chromosome 13, mPhyDis1.pri.v3, whole genome shotgun sequence and contains:
- the LOC114510216 gene encoding olfactory receptor 145-like is translated as MRMVGENSSVAEFILAGLTDQPGLQLPLFFLFLGFYMVTVLGNLGLITLIGLNSHLHTPMYFFLFNLSFIDFFYSTVITPKMLLGFVSKKNTISYTGCMTQLFFFVFFVVSECFILSAMAYDRYVAICHPLVYTATMSPLVCLCLLLGVYGMGFFGAVVHTVCMVRLTFCDNHLVDHYMCEILPLLELSCTSTHVNVLVVFVVVGINVGVPAVTIFISYALILSSILHIRSTEGRFKAFSTCGSHITAVSLFFGSGAFMYLKPSSLLPMSQEKVSSLFYTTVVPMLNPLIYSLRNRDVQAALQRTLSRMWFYWRKGKS